The proteins below are encoded in one region of Triticum aestivum cultivar Chinese Spring chromosome 1B, IWGSC CS RefSeq v2.1, whole genome shotgun sequence:
- the LOC123109004 gene encoding uncharacterized protein, which translates to MAKLAQSSFALDLLRRLLCAHTAGNAAGGGNANTVRADVAALRRGDDAAARKEEEEGATARSPCIVARLMGLDAMPTPARDQQQTLRRSRSASSAEGWSSPTPCCFGDAPRRRVARTTSASFRDRPTYLRRENDEFLLLSFSPDDDGSDDRDAAGWPRSDDDAESRRGKRTVDGDGAKKQRRGRRRLPRRRRRGDEEAESEHARSRRPAAACGLENSSPVSVLEAGDGQEESSTTTTTSSSSVEEMEHAEPCSPCSDGGETLLAPSQQQQRTRRKLLQADSDNFGGNPRPAAASSSSCVLKCSDRDRRDRRVVNKAEATGRDATGIWRIICRMVEQDICGMQWQTMDNGNIAAEMASEILDQLIWEQTAELVQLTLV; encoded by the exons ATGGCCAAGCTCGCGCAGTCCTCCTTCGCTCTCGACCTCCTGCGCCGCCTCCTCTGCGCGCACACCGCCGGCAATGCGGCAGGCGGGGGCAACGCCAACACCGTCCGTGCCGACGTCGCCGCCCTACGGCGCGGCGACGATGCCGCGgcgcggaaggaggaggaggagggggcgacggCCAGGAGCCCCTGCATTGTGGCCAGGCTGATGGGCCTCGACGCGATGCCGACGCCGGCGCGCGACCAGCAGCAGACGCTGCGCCGGAGCCGCTCCGCGAGCTCGGCCGAGGGCTGGTCGTCGCCCACGCCGTGCTGCTTCGGCGACGCGCCGCGGCGCAGGGTGGCCAGGACCACGTCCGCGTCCTTCCGGGACAGGCCCACGTACCTGAGGCGGGAGAACGACGAGTTCCTGCTCCTCAGCTTCAGCCCGGACGACGACGGCAGCGACGACCGCGACGCGGCGGGGTGGCCCAGAAGCGACGACGACGCGGAGAGCAGGCGCGGCAAGAGGACGGTGGACGGCGACGGGGCCAAGAAACAGAGGCGGGGGCGCCGGAGGCTCccgcgccggcggcggcgcggcgacgagGAGGCCGAGTCGGAGCATGCCCGGAGCAGGAGGCCGGCCGCGGCATGCGGCCTGGAGAACTCGAGCCCGGTGTCGGTGCTGGAGGCGGGAGACGGGCAGGAGGAGTCGTCGACGACCACGACCACTTCGTCATCTTCAGTGGAAGAAATGGAGCATGCAGAGCCGTGCTCGCCGTGCTCAG ATGGAGGCGAAACCCTGCTGGCGCCGAGCCAGCAGCAGCAGAGAACAAGGAGGAAGCTACTGCAAGCCGATTCCGACAATTTCGGTGGCAACCCACGCCCAGcagcggcgagctcctcctcctgtgTCTTGAAATGTTCAGACAGGGATAGGAGGGACAGGAGAGTGGTGAACAAGGCAGAGGCTACCGGCCGGGATGCGACCGGCATTTGGCGAATCATCTGCAGGATGGTTGAGCAAGATATATGCGGCATGCAGTGGCAAACCATGGATAATGGCAACATTGCAGCGGAGATGGCGTCAGAGATCCTTGATCAGCTCATATGGGAGCAAACAGCTGAGCTGGTGCAGCTAACTCTGGTCTGA
- the LOC123109020 gene encoding zinc finger CCCH domain-containing protein 33-like — protein MCSGPRKPSTPPPVAAAPKDSAAMASLLLELAAADDVVEFRRVVEEEKACLDAAGSWYGPSAAGLGRLAAESRTPAMVAALYGSTAVLAHALSVAPGEACRASGTDGATALHLAAAGGAANAVAATHLLLAAGASTETLSVSGLRAGDLLPRAAGVAEKPLRLLLKSPAVSPSSSPKKSASPPAMVAAQEPRKEYPPDLTLPDLKSGLFSTDEFRMYSFKVKPCSRAYSHDWTECPFVHPGENARRRDPRRYSYSCVPCPEFRKGGSCRKGDGCEYAHGVFECWLHPAQYRTRLCKDEVGCARRICFFAHRRDELRSVNPSAVSVGMMQPVSPRSSPPNGMDMGMLNPAGWPSSPVSRLKTARELDFDLEMLALDQYQQKLFDKVSNNAHSPRASWGAPNGGLGSPHAAGSPARNMPDYTDLLGSMDPAMLSQLHALSLKQAGDMSPYSSMPDTQLHMPTSPMVGANNSFGIDHSMAKAIMTSRASAFAKRSQSFIDRGARAPAARSLMSPATTIGEPSMLTDWGSPSGGGNLDWGSPGGKLDWGVQGDELHKFRKSASFGFRGQSAMPAASPATPAEPDVSWVNSLVKDGHTGDHFPQWLEQEQMVA, from the coding sequence CGGCCATGGCCTCGCTCCTCCTGGAgctggcggcggcggacgacgtggTGGAGTTCAGGCGGGTCGTGGAGGAGGAGAAGGCGTGCCTTGATGCCGCGGGATCGTGGTATGGGCCCTCGGCGGCCGGCCTTGGCCGGCTGGCCGCGgagagccggacgccggccatggtCGCCGCGCTCTACGGGAGCACGGCCGTGCTGGCGCACGCGCTGTCCGTCGCGCCGGGCGAGGCCTGCCGCGCGTCCggcacggacggcgccaccgcgcTCCACCTGGCTGCGGCCGGTGGCGCGGCCAACGCCGTCGCGGCCACGCACCTGCTGCTCGCCGCGGGGGCCTCCACGGAGACGCTCTCGGTGTCCGGGCTCCGCGCCGGGGACTTGCTCCCGCGTGCCGCAGGCGTGGCCGAGAAGCCTCTCCGCCTGCTGCTCAAGTCCCCCGCCGTGTCGCCCTCCTCGTCGCCCAAGAAgtccgcctcgccgccggcgatggtcGCCGCGCAGGAGCCGAGGAAGGAGTACCCGCCGGACCTCACGCTGCCGGACCTCAAGAGCGGGCTCTTCAGCACCGACGAGTTCCGCATGTACAGCTTCAAGGTGAAGCCCTGCTCCCGCGCCTACTCCCACGACTGGACCGAGTGCCCCTTCGTGCACCCCGGCGAGAACGCCCGCCGCCGCGACCCGCGCCGCTACTCCTACAGCTGCGTGCCCTGCCCGGAGTTCCGCAAGGGCGGGTCGTGCCGCAAGGGCGACGGCTGCGAGTACGCGCACGGCGTCTTCGAGTGCTGGCTCCACCCGGCGCAGTACCGGACGCGCCTCTGCAAGGACGAGGTCGGCTGCGCGCGCCGCATCTGCTTCTTCGCACACAGGCGCGACGAGCTCCGCTCCGTCAACCCATCCGCCGTCTCCGTGGGCATGATGCAGCCCGTGTCCCCGCGCTCCTCGCCCCCCAACGGGATGGACATGGGGATGCTCAACCCCGCGGGGTGGCCGTCGTCTCCGGTCAGCCGGCTCAAGACGGCGCGGGAGCTCGACTTCGACCTGGAGATGCTCGCGCTGGACCAGTACCAGCAGAAGCTGTTCGACAAGGTGTCCAACAACGCGCACTCGCCGAGGGCAAGCTGGGGCGCGCCCAACGGCGGCCTCGGCTCGCCGCACGCCGCCGGGTCGCCCGCCAGAAACATGCCGGACTACACCGACCTGCTCGGCTCCATGGACCCGGCCATGCTCTCCCAGCTCCACGCGCTGTCGCTGAAGCAGGCGGGCGACATGTCGCCGTACAGCTCCATGCCGGACACGCAGCTGCACATGCCGACCTCGCCGATGGTGGGCGCGAACAACTCGTTCGGCATCGACCACTCCATGGCCAAGGCCATCATGACCTCCCGCGCCTCCGCGTTCGCCAAGCGTAGCCAGAGCTTCATCGACCGCGGCGCGCGCGCCCCGGCCGCGCGCTCCCTGATGTCGCCGGCCACCACGATCGGCGAGCCTTCCATGCTCACGGACTGGGGCTCTCCCAGCGGCGGCGGCAATCTGGACTGGGGCTCGCCCGGTGGCAAGCTGGACTGGGGCGTGCAGGGCGACGAGCTGCACAAGTTCCGCAAGTCGGCGTCCTTCGGGTTCCGCGGGCAATCCGCCATGCCGGCGGCCTCCCCAGCCACCCCGGCCGAACCCGACGTCTCATGGGTGAACTCTCTTGTCAAGGATGGCCACACAGGCGACCATTTTCCGCAGTGGCTGGAGCAGGAGCAGATGGTGGCCTAA